One part of the Thermotoga sp. genome encodes these proteins:
- a CDS encoding glycoside hydrolase family 3 N-terminal domain-containing protein: IQRFLVEETRLGIPAMIHEECLTGYMGLGGTNFPQAIAMASTWDPDLIEKMTTVIREDMRKIGAHQGLAPVLDVARDPRWGRTEETFGESPYLVARMGVSYVKGLQGENIKEGVVATVKHFAGYSASEGGKNWAPTNVPEREFREVFLFPFEAAVKEAKVLSVMNSYSEIDGVPCGVNRKLLTDILRKDWGFKGIVVSDYFAVNMLGEYHRIAKDKSESARLALEAGIDVELPKTDCYQHLKDLVEKGVMSESLIDEAVSRVLRLKFMLGLFENPYVDVKKAKIGSHRDIALEIARKSIVLLKNDGILPLERNKKVALIGPNAGEVRNLLGDYMYLAHIRALLDNIDDVFGNPQIPRENYERLKKSIEEHMKSIPSVLDAFKEEGVTFEYAKGCDVTGEDRSGFEEALEVAKRSDVAIVVVGDRSGLTLDCTTGESRDMANLKLPGVQEELVLEVAKTGKPVVLVLITGRPYSLKNVVDKVNAILQVWLPGEAGGRAIVDVIYGKVNPSGKLPISFPRSAGQIPVFHYVKPSGGRSHWHGDYVDESTKPLFPFGHGLSYTKFEYSNLRIEPKEVPPAGEVVIKVDVENVGEIDGDEVVQLYIGRELASVTRPVKELKGFKRVSLRAKEKKTVVFKLHLDVLSYYDRAMKLVVEPGEFKVMVGSSSEDIRLTGSFCVTGDKREVIGKRKFFTESYEE, translated from the coding sequence AGATACAGCGTTTTCTCGTGGAGGAAACCCGCCTTGGAATACCGGCGATGATACACGAGGAGTGTCTCACCGGGTACATGGGGCTTGGTGGAACCAACTTTCCGCAGGCGATAGCGATGGCGAGCACCTGGGATCCAGACCTGATAGAGAAAATGACTACAGTCATCAGAGAGGACATGAGAAAGATAGGAGCACACCAGGGACTTGCTCCTGTTCTGGACGTGGCAAGAGATCCGAGATGGGGAAGAACGGAAGAGACGTTCGGAGAGTCTCCTTACCTTGTTGCAAGGATGGGAGTTTCCTACGTAAAGGGACTTCAGGGTGAGAACATAAAAGAAGGCGTTGTCGCCACGGTGAAGCACTTTGCAGGATACAGTGCTTCTGAGGGTGGAAAGAACTGGGCACCGACAAACGTACCAGAGAGGGAGTTCAGAGAAGTCTTTCTTTTCCCGTTCGAAGCTGCGGTCAAAGAAGCAAAGGTTCTTTCCGTGATGAACTCCTACAGTGAAATAGACGGTGTTCCGTGTGGAGTGAACAGAAAGCTTCTCACCGATATTTTGAGAAAAGACTGGGGATTCAAAGGTATCGTTGTTTCCGACTACTTCGCCGTGAACATGCTTGGAGAGTACCACAGGATAGCAAAAGACAAATCTGAATCCGCCAGACTCGCACTCGAGGCGGGAATAGATGTTGAACTTCCAAAGACAGATTGTTATCAGCACCTGAAAGATCTTGTTGAAAAGGGAGTTATGTCCGAATCATTGATCGACGAAGCCGTTTCCAGAGTACTGAGGCTCAAGTTCATGCTCGGGCTCTTTGAGAACCCATACGTTGACGTGAAGAAAGCAAAGATAGGAAGTCACAGAGATATTGCCCTTGAGATTGCAAGAAAGTCAATTGTTCTGCTTAAAAACGATGGAATCTTACCTCTTGAAAGGAACAAGAAGGTAGCCTTAATAGGACCAAATGCCGGTGAGGTAAGAAATCTTTTGGGAGACTATATGTATCTCGCTCACATAAGAGCACTCCTTGACAACATAGACGATGTCTTCGGAAACCCACAAATCCCAAGGGAAAACTACGAAAGGCTGAAAAAGAGTATAGAAGAACACATGAAGAGCATCCCGAGCGTTCTCGATGCGTTCAAAGAAGAAGGAGTGACATTCGAATACGCAAAAGGATGCGATGTAACAGGAGAGGACAGGAGCGGCTTTGAGGAAGCCCTGGAGGTGGCAAAACGCTCGGATGTTGCCATTGTGGTTGTGGGAGACAGATCGGGCCTCACTCTCGACTGCACAACAGGTGAATCCAGAGACATGGCGAACCTCAAACTTCCGGGAGTTCAGGAAGAACTCGTCCTCGAAGTTGCAAAAACTGGAAAGCCTGTCGTTCTTGTCCTCATCACAGGAAGACCGTACTCACTCAAGAACGTGGTTGATAAGGTGAACGCCATTCTTCAGGTGTGGCTCCCAGGAGAGGCTGGTGGAAGAGCGATCGTCGACGTCATCTACGGAAAAGTGAATCCCTCCGGAAAACTTCCCATCAGTTTCCCAAGGAGTGCCGGTCAGATTCCCGTCTTCCACTACGTCAAACCCTCAGGAGGAAGATCTCATTGGCATGGAGATTACGTGGACGAGAGCACAAAGCCTCTCTTTCCCTTCGGACACGGTCTGTCTTACACGAAGTTCGAGTACAGTAATCTGAGGATAGAACCAAAAGAGGTACCTCCAGCTGGAGAGGTTGTGATAAAGGTCGATGTAGAGAACGTGGGGGAGATAGATGGAGACGAGGTAGTACAGCTTTACATTGGACGTGAGCTCGCAAGTGTGACAAGACCAGTGAAGGAATTGAAAGGTTTCAAGAGGGTTTCTTTGAGAGCGAAGGAGAAGAAGACGGTTGTATTCAAGCTTCACTTGGATGTTCTTTCCTACTACGACAGGGCCATGAAACTCGTTGTGGAGCCGGGTGAGTTCAAGGTGATGGTGGGCAGTTCCTCTGAAGATATCAGACTCACAGGTTCTTTCTGTGTCACCGGTGATAAAAGGGAAGTGATTGGGAAAAGGAAATTCTTCACAGAGTCTTACGAGGAGTGA
- a CDS encoding acetylxylan esterase, with protein MAFFDMPLEELKEYHPERYEEKDFDEFWKETFEESEKFPLNPVFEKVDSHLKTVEVYDVTFSGYMGQRIKGWLLVPKLEEERLPCVVQYIGYNGGRGFPHNWLFWPSVGCICFVMDTRGQGSGWLKGDTPDYPEGPIDPQYPGFMTRGILNPRTYYYRRVFVDAVRAVEAAISFPRVDPERVVVAGSSQGGGIALAVSALSNKVKALLCDVPFLCHFRRAVQLVDTHPYVEITNFLKTHRDKEKIVFRTLSYFDGVNFAVRAKIAALFSVGLMDTICPPSTVFAAYNHYAGPKEIRIYLYNGHEGGDSFQAIEQVRFLEKLFEEG; from the coding sequence GTGGCCTTCTTTGACATGCCTCTTGAGGAGCTGAAAGAGTACCACCCAGAGCGATACGAAGAGAAAGATTTCGACGAGTTCTGGAAAGAAACATTCGAAGAGAGCGAAAAGTTTCCTCTGAACCCCGTCTTCGAGAAAGTGGATTCTCACCTCAAGACAGTCGAAGTGTACGATGTTACCTTCTCCGGGTACATGGGGCAGAGAATAAAAGGATGGCTTCTTGTCCCAAAGCTGGAAGAAGAAAGACTTCCCTGTGTTGTGCAGTACATAGGTTACAATGGTGGAAGAGGCTTTCCACACAACTGGCTGTTCTGGCCATCCGTGGGTTGCATTTGTTTTGTCATGGACACCCGGGGACAGGGAAGCGGCTGGTTGAAGGGAGACACACCAGACTACCCAGAAGGTCCAATCGATCCTCAGTATCCAGGATTCATGACAAGGGGAATTCTGAATCCAAGAACCTATTACTACAGACGAGTTTTTGTGGATGCGGTCAGGGCAGTGGAAGCAGCCATCTCTTTCCCACGGGTGGATCCTGAAAGAGTTGTAGTGGCTGGAAGCAGTCAGGGCGGGGGGATTGCCCTTGCGGTGAGCGCCCTGTCAAATAAGGTAAAAGCTCTTCTGTGCGACGTACCGTTTCTGTGTCACTTCAGAAGGGCAGTGCAACTTGTCGACACACATCCGTACGTGGAGATCACGAACTTTCTCAAAACACACAGAGACAAAGAAAAAATCGTGTTCAGAACACTTTCCTACTTCGACGGAGTGAATTTCGCGGTGAGAGCAAAAATCGCCGCCCTGTTCTCTGTCGGACTCATGGATACCATTTGTCCACCTTCCACAGTCTTTGCAGCTTACAACCACTATGCTGGGCCAAAAGAGATCAGGATCTATCTGTACAACGGTCATGAAGGAGGAGATTCTTTCCAGGCAATCGAGCAGGTGAGGTTTCTGGAAAAGCTATTTGAGGAAGGCTAG
- a CDS encoding ABC transporter ATP-binding protein, producing the protein MCELEAVRVENLYFQYRTGFSLKNIEFSVEKGEFFGIIGPNGSGKTTLLKILAGLLKPQRGKVFLSGKVPWEVSRKEMAKIVTLVSQDFFPSYDFTVKEIVEMGRLPHQHLLSETSKKDEEAVLKSLKLTDTLKFSSRTFWTLSAGERRKVVLSKAIAQDTKILLVDELTAHLDYSNVSLAGNVMKKLKESGKTIVAVFHDINVASLLCDRIVVMKNGEIIKIGAPSDVLNERVLRSVFETEFVVLEHPVTGKPLAFLK; encoded by the coding sequence GTGTGTGAATTGGAAGCGGTGAGGGTAGAGAATTTATATTTTCAATACAGGACAGGTTTTTCTTTGAAAAACATCGAATTCTCTGTGGAGAAAGGAGAGTTCTTTGGGATAATAGGCCCCAACGGATCTGGTAAGACCACTCTTTTGAAGATACTCGCGGGACTTTTAAAGCCCCAGAGAGGAAAGGTGTTTCTCTCCGGGAAAGTTCCCTGGGAGGTTTCCAGAAAAGAGATGGCAAAGATCGTCACCCTTGTTTCTCAAGATTTCTTTCCCTCGTACGATTTTACTGTAAAAGAGATAGTCGAAATGGGACGACTCCCACATCAGCATCTTTTGAGTGAGACGTCCAAAAAGGATGAAGAAGCCGTTTTAAAAAGTCTGAAGTTGACCGATACTTTGAAATTCTCTTCCAGAACTTTCTGGACACTGAGTGCTGGTGAACGCAGGAAGGTTGTGCTTTCGAAAGCGATTGCTCAGGATACGAAGATCCTTCTCGTGGATGAACTGACTGCACATCTCGATTACAGCAACGTGAGTCTTGCGGGCAATGTGATGAAAAAACTGAAGGAATCTGGAAAAACCATCGTAGCGGTCTTTCACGATATAAACGTGGCATCACTTCTGTGTGACAGAATAGTCGTGATGAAAAACGGTGAAATTATAAAAATTGGAGCACCCTCCGATGTTCTCAACGAGAGAGTGCTCCGAAGTGTTTTCGAAACAGAATTCGTTGTACTGGAACATCCTGTCACAGGAAAACCCCTAGCCTTCCTCAAATAG
- a CDS encoding iron ABC transporter permease, protein MKKFILPILMISFLFGILFGGVPLDPLEILGVLFGLKENPLVERILSLRIPRVFASFIVGAGLSLVGNVFQNLLKNPLVDPYLLGISSGASFGTILSLYLAEVIGVSWIYRIPLLSFGFSVIASLLTLFIARKEGRFPVTSIILSGVVISTLFSSLTYMTIVLLKRNVTTISMWLFGSFSGTVWKDVAFYSAVVMPFLLYSMVFSKHLNAMALGEEEAFVLGINVEFLKVFTFLFGNLTTAFLVSRSGVIGFVGLIVPHIARYLVGPGFLRSALASVIVGGVLLTLCDTMSRSLFSPTELPVGVVTALIGAPFLAFLMKRGV, encoded by the coding sequence GTGAAAAAGTTTATCCTTCCGATTCTGATGATCAGTTTTCTTTTTGGAATACTCTTCGGTGGTGTGCCCTTGGACCCCCTTGAGATCTTGGGGGTCCTGTTTGGTTTAAAAGAGAATCCGTTGGTCGAGAGGATCCTGTCCTTGAGAATTCCCAGGGTCTTTGCGAGTTTCATTGTAGGAGCGGGACTTTCTCTGGTGGGAAACGTTTTTCAGAATCTTCTGAAAAATCCCCTCGTCGATCCATATCTTCTTGGAATCTCTTCAGGCGCGTCTTTTGGAACGATTCTTTCGCTCTACCTTGCTGAGGTTATCGGCGTTTCCTGGATATACCGTATTCCCCTTCTCAGTTTTGGATTTTCTGTGATCGCTTCACTTCTCACTCTCTTTATCGCGAGGAAAGAAGGTCGTTTCCCCGTGACTTCCATCATTCTCTCAGGAGTTGTGATCAGTACTCTCTTCAGTTCCCTTACCTACATGACGATCGTTCTACTCAAAAGGAACGTGACCACCATATCTATGTGGCTCTTCGGGAGTTTCTCGGGAACGGTTTGGAAAGACGTTGCTTTCTACTCGGCGGTTGTCATGCCGTTTCTTCTCTACTCCATGGTCTTTTCAAAGCATCTCAACGCCATGGCGCTAGGAGAGGAAGAGGCTTTTGTTCTGGGAATCAACGTGGAGTTTCTGAAGGTGTTCACTTTCCTCTTTGGGAACCTTACCACCGCTTTTCTCGTCTCCAGAAGCGGTGTGATAGGTTTTGTCGGCCTCATCGTTCCTCACATTGCCAGGTACCTTGTGGGACCTGGTTTCCTTAGATCCGCACTGGCAAGTGTGATTGTGGGGGGTGTTCTCCTCACCCTCTGTGATACGATGTCGAGATCTCTCTTTTCCCCAACGGAACTTCCCGTTGGAGTTGTAACAGCACTGATAGGAGCTCCTTTCCTTGCCTTTCTCATGAAAAGGGGTGTGTGA
- a CDS encoding cobalamin-binding protein, which translates to MLRKLGFLLFVMVSILTLAVTIVDDAGRVVEITSVPKRVVSLSPAATRFLIFLGLEDRIVGVTDYDSYEAERVGAMVPVNIEKVVALDPDLVLMFGGFQLPEVAKLEKVGVKVLVINPTSLDDIIRDVVLLGAVFGEPKPASEKANELKKEMLEIGKKTYNIPPSKRPKVLYLISAPGPDVKEIWTCGEGSYLNEIISLAGGMNIASGIAGPNGWPQLSLEYVVAQNPDVIIVGVYVPGTEDEEVKKILEFEPFREINAVKNKKVFTVDGNLSSQPSPDVFKLLDILYDYFYGGSNR; encoded by the coding sequence GTGCTCAGGAAACTGGGTTTTCTCTTGTTTGTCATGGTTTCTATCCTCACACTCGCTGTGACGATCGTGGACGATGCGGGAAGAGTGGTGGAGATCACTTCTGTTCCAAAAAGGGTAGTCAGCCTTTCTCCCGCTGCAACGAGGTTTCTGATCTTTCTGGGGTTAGAAGACAGAATCGTTGGTGTAACAGATTATGACAGTTACGAGGCAGAAAGAGTGGGTGCGATGGTTCCGGTGAATATTGAGAAAGTGGTAGCCTTGGATCCCGATCTTGTTCTGATGTTCGGAGGGTTCCAGCTTCCCGAGGTTGCAAAACTGGAAAAGGTTGGGGTGAAGGTTCTCGTGATAAATCCTACCTCACTCGACGACATCATAAGGGACGTGGTACTCCTCGGAGCGGTCTTCGGTGAACCAAAACCGGCAAGTGAAAAGGCAAATGAGCTGAAAAAGGAAATGTTGGAAATAGGAAAGAAGACTTACAATATACCTCCTTCGAAGCGTCCAAAAGTCCTGTATCTGATCTCTGCACCGGGTCCTGACGTGAAAGAGATATGGACGTGTGGAGAAGGATCCTATCTGAACGAAATCATTTCTCTTGCCGGTGGAATGAACATCGCTTCGGGTATCGCAGGGCCTAACGGATGGCCACAGCTGTCCCTTGAGTACGTTGTGGCACAGAACCCCGATGTGATCATTGTGGGAGTTTATGTTCCAGGAACAGAAGACGAGGAAGTGAAGAAAATTCTCGAGTTCGAGCCGTTCAGGGAGATAAACGCCGTGAAAAACAAAAAAGTCTTCACAGTGGACGGAAACCTGTCCTCTCAACCCTCTCCAGATGTTTTTAAACTCCTTGACATCCTGTACGATTATTTCTACGGAGGGAGCAATCGGTGA
- the fliW gene encoding flagellar assembly protein FliW has translation MVYSTKLGEMEIADDQIFAFEEGIPGFEHLRRFALVFPEETFPIGWLLSLEDSQIGLPVVDPKLVRPDYDPKVSPSDLEKLGAPNQDELLFFCVLTIPPGKPEEATINLRAPIIIEQKKKRGIQVILENPDYRLKHLLSEEMERAKSMV, from the coding sequence GTGGTTTACAGCACAAAACTCGGGGAAATGGAGATAGCCGATGATCAAATCTTCGCGTTCGAAGAAGGAATTCCAGGTTTTGAGCATTTGAGAAGGTTCGCGTTGGTCTTTCCGGAAGAAACCTTCCCTATAGGGTGGTTGCTTTCCTTGGAAGACAGTCAGATCGGCCTTCCCGTTGTGGACCCAAAGCTTGTGAGACCTGATTATGACCCCAAGGTATCACCCAGTGACCTCGAAAAGCTTGGTGCGCCAAATCAGGACGAGCTTCTTTTTTTCTGTGTATTAACGATACCCCCTGGAAAGCCAGAGGAGGCCACGATAAATCTTCGGGCACCGATCATCATTGAGCAGAAGAAGAAGAGAGGAATTCAGGTGATTCTGGAGAATCCAGATTATCGTTTGAAACACCTTCTTTCCGAAGAAATGGAACGGGCGAAATCTATGGTATGA